In the Arachis stenosperma cultivar V10309 chromosome 8, arast.V10309.gnm1.PFL2, whole genome shotgun sequence genome, CATGTTTCTGATTGAGGTTTCTTCCCTTCTCCCTTTCGttcctttttcccttttttttttctctttattctcCACTTTCTCTAGATGAATAATGATcattctttttcaattgttttattCACAGGATATCTGGCCACCACTCCAGCAATTCCTATCGAATACTCGTCTTCATTCAGGTACGTGACTAACCGCGCTCCACCAATCTACAATTTGATAATTACAAATAGGGTGCTTCGTAGATCCGAAGGAATCTTTTCTAATATTGCACAAATTCACACTAGTTAATTTTTGTAAAGGGAGTTTCTAAATTCTTCCACACCGGTGCTTTTGTTTCCCCAAAGCATCGATTTTCCAGCAACTGCCGGAATTCATGGCGGCCTCCACATGCGGCGACCGGGATGCCGAGCTCTGCCGTGATGACTCGGCCGCCTTCGTTCTCAAGTTCGTGGCCATCGCTTCCATCCTCCTCGCCGGAATGGCTGGGATCGCCATTCCGCTCATCGGAAAACACCGCAGATTCCTCCGAACAGACGGAAACCTATTCGTCGCCGCGAAGGCCTTTGCGGCGGGTGTCATACTCGCCACCGGGTTCGTCCATATGCTATCAGACGCTACTGATGCGCTGAACAACCCGTGCTTACCAACGTCACCGTGGCACAAGTTTCCGTTCACCGGGTTCTTCGCAATGATGGCGGCTCTCTTTACGCTGCTGCTTGATTTCGTGGGGACTCAGTACTACGAGCGGAAGCAAGGGGTGAACCGTGCGGTGGAGGAGCAGGCGCGAGTTGGAACTTCGGAATCCGGCGTAGAAGACGGGATCGTGGAGGCGAACCGTGCGGTGGAGGAGCAGGCGCGAGTTGGAACTTCGGAATCCGGCGTAGAAGACGGGATCGTGGAGGCGAAGGATTGGAGTGGGAAGGTTtttggagaagaagagaagggtGGAATGCACATCGTGGGAATGCACGCGCACGCTGCTCACCATAGACATAACCACCCCCATGGCCAGGACGCTTGCCATGGCATTGGTGGCGGCGTCAGGCCCCACGACCACGGCCATGTCCACGGCACGCATGAGGAGGAGGATAGTGACGTCCGCCACGTGGTTGTTTCTCAGGTAGCTTTTTTAGTAACAAAATAGAACAAAAATGAAATGCTTTTAACACTTGATGATCATGATTGTGACTTGTGATTATATTGCAGGTGCTGGAGCTTGGGATAGTGTCGCACTCAGTGATAATTGGGTTGTCTCTGGGGGTTTCACAGAGCCCATGCACCATAAGGCCCTTAATTGCAGCATTGTCTTTTCATCAATTCTTTGAAGGGTTTGCACTAGGAGGGTGCATCTCCCAGGCACAATTCAAGACCTCATCCGCAACAATAATGGCTTGTTTCTTTGCACTAACCACACCCACCGGTGTTGGGATCGGAACCGCAATCGCGTCGGTGTATAACCCTCACAGTGCGGGTGCACTGGTCACTGAGGGCATACTGGACTCTTTGTCAGCAGGGATTTTGGTGTACATGGCGTTAGTGGACTTGATAGCGGCAGATTTTCTTAGCAAAAGAATGAGTTGTAATTTTAGGCTGCAGATAGTATCTTACTGTATGCTTTTTCTTGGGGCTGGATTGATGTCTTCGCTCGCAATCTGGGCTTGACAATGATTCAATCTGATCCTTCTTCCGTTATACCTGTAAACTAGTAGTACGTCGATCAATAACTC is a window encoding:
- the LOC130944622 gene encoding zinc transporter 4, chloroplastic-like isoform X1 is translated as MFLIEDIWPPLQQFLSNTRLHSASIFQQLPEFMAASTCGDRDAELCRDDSAAFVLKFVAIASILLAGMAGIAIPLIGKHRRFLRTDGNLFVAAKAFAAGVILATGFVHMLSDATDALNNPCLPTSPWHKFPFTGFFAMMAALFTLLLDFVGTQYYERKQGANRAVEEQARVGTSESGVEDGIVEAKDWSGKVFGEEEKGGMHIVGMHAHAAHHRHNHPHGQDACHGIGGGVRPHDHGHVHGTHEEEDSDVRHVVVSQVLELGIVSHSVIIGLSLGVSQSPCTIRPLIAALSFHQFFEGFALGGCISQAQFKTSSATIMACFFALTTPTGVGIGTAIASVYNPHSAGALVTEGILDSLSAGILVYMALVDLIAADFLSKRMSCNFRLQIVSYCMLFLGAGLMSSLAIWA
- the LOC130944622 gene encoding zinc transporter 4, chloroplastic-like isoform X2, whose product is MAASTCGDRDAELCRDDSAAFVLKFVAIASILLAGMAGIAIPLIGKHRRFLRTDGNLFVAAKAFAAGVILATGFVHMLSDATDALNNPCLPTSPWHKFPFTGFFAMMAALFTLLLDFVGTQYYERKQGANRAVEEQARVGTSESGVEDGIVEAKDWSGKVFGEEEKGGMHIVGMHAHAAHHRHNHPHGQDACHGIGGGVRPHDHGHVHGTHEEEDSDVRHVVVSQVLELGIVSHSVIIGLSLGVSQSPCTIRPLIAALSFHQFFEGFALGGCISQAQFKTSSATIMACFFALTTPTGVGIGTAIASVYNPHSAGALVTEGILDSLSAGILVYMALVDLIAADFLSKRMSCNFRLQIVSYCMLFLGAGLMSSLAIWA